The proteins below are encoded in one region of Neodiprion virginianus isolate iyNeoVirg1 chromosome 7, iyNeoVirg1.1, whole genome shotgun sequence:
- the LOC124309254 gene encoding lisH domain-containing protein ARMC9-like isoform X1: MTEERTTGGTGDIDGKSQCKPSLGELLGSFQVNDCLVKLIHQFLLYNEFESTADCLVHEAPKLGFDVLTEHLCTKNAIPKDVCKAVMSQYVAGNWKQFFNLWNNLIPQSIRETTEYKVLSFKLHLHFAVLPLRIKKLDLLRDQRSDEVSRTQMMKILENAAEMYFLGREGDDNQSKQMMTDAMEQLRTYMETDGREFEEKTDFLPFFALPCLDDDQTYTTFPELFEISWMEELTKTVQVFLMNRKQIRLTASQKTSTETMTTASRPYVCVQGNVVNVPLTCENLKDFEDKLMSMNPAGKIPMVQNDVPRMPLEITRSTIMRLIPQQTVDNIDIAPNDRNIPMFRENHNIIDRLGCHAKKRSCRIHSKSAQTRISTVTTTRNFISTSDLRQPAAVLNCSMLTKNMKTPIQTNPELSLTKSHLYSIQSNHEKLKIRFHKLHSDYHKLIGIAGELTAALENSVRGEAVDLQNMLESCITIFPDLFNHNVRENTSETKTLLDQEVELKHTDLTEAPSHIGLNINSVSPKLLDYKKIKFHLINGSVKTKLLLLQALRWKLTLSQPGDRDETVNEYLRGDILGLHAQVACDSGKQILPYLLMPKDVATPHPLQQSAARLINTLASLRCGRDYLAVGATLLNLIVKCLNGNNVESIDSFTCDMIIAMLQKMSLRKQQRLYMIETGLVEWLIFHLKSESDKIGSYRLEYATALLMNLSLHKAAQIRASAMASVVISTLTTLLATDHAPALPYINGSLNSFLSNQVINEEAKKSGLTAVLEYHRGRNSGEIRKHLDHILKIHNRDYTTNSEDYETADDDNEELDVLEDELEEGDPVKVHSGELSGEALLASCYSIAPLITQTESVNVFESRPKTPKMHSRRNSLKIPNPQKNTLSKHRNDVETPTRDTGLSPRLTMQHLSLRRKESVCQRPIATSPIKSLLHLDIPPLLSRLSAHVTQGKQTAQTYPSLSEINSRSISDMNSRASLTTATTDSDTKIEVRSNKSRTSTCSPFFCSFTRTYESVNTSDKSAQPTLKSINSPTVTRKESSTEPRQSNESQKSHRRSKALRKQKLNSVSLSERRERKLKAVRLNYSEESDNSEAAVCLYANQSSKGSSKTTLASSSTLGTACNSLVAETEKFSSIASLGCNGEDQAGAAPHGKYDFTLDNETEAFVAKPKISRTPPLTALPDVQAVHSKINPRRISTK; encoded by the exons ATGACGGAGGAAAGGACGACTGGAGGTACGGGAGACATAGATGGTAAAAG CCAGTGCAAGCCGTCGTTGGGAGAATTGCTGGGATCGTTTCAGGTCAATGACTGTCTGGTTAAACTGATTCATCAG TTTTTACTTTACAATGAGTTCGAGAGTACGGCCGATTGCTTGGTTCACGAGGCGCCTAAACTTGGGTTCGATGTTCTCACCGAACATCTCTGCACCAAAAATGCGATACCCAAGGACGTCTGCAAGGCAGTCATGTCCCAGTACGTCGCTGGGAATTGGAAGCAATTTTTTAAT CTCTGGAATAACTTGATCCCACAAAGCATTAGAGAAACTACAGAATATAAAGTGCTGAGCTTCAAACTTCACCTGCATTTTGCTGTTTTGCCACTGAGAATCAAAAAACTGGATCTACTAAGAGATCAGA GGTCTGACGAAGTTTCGAGGACacaaatgatgaaaatacTTGAGAACGCTGCTGAAATGTATTTTCTTGGAAGAGAG GGAGATGATAATCAATCGAAGCAAATGATGACTGACGCCATGGAACAACTGAGAACTTATATGGAGACAGATGGTCGCGAATTTGAAGAGAAAACGgattttttacctttttttgcCCTTCCCTGCCTGGATGATGATCAAACCTACACTACGTTCCcagaattattcgaaattagTTGGATGGAGGAGTTGACAAAGACTGTACAAGTTTTCCTCATGAATCGGAAGCAG ATTCGATTAACGGCATCTCAAAAAACGTCCACAGAGACGATGACAACGGCAAGCAGACCTTACGTATGCGTTCAAGGAAATGTTGTAAACGTGCCTCTGACGTGTGAGAATTTGAAAGACTTCGAGGACAAATTAATGAGTATGAATCCAGCTGGCAAGATACCTATGGTTCAAAATGATGTTCCGAGAATGCCGTTGGAGATAACCAGAAGTACAATAATGAGACTGATTCCCCAACAAACAGTGGATAACATAGATATTGCCCCGAATGATAGAAATATCCCAATGTTTAGAGAAAATCACAACATAATTGATCGACTTGGCTGCCATGCTAAGAAACGCTCATGTAGAATACATTCCAA AAGCGCACAGACCCGGATCAGTACCGTAACGACTAcgagaaattttatatctACAAGCGATCTCCGCCAGCCTGCAGCAGTTTTGAATTGTTCTATGCTAACAAAAAACATGAAAACACCGATTCAAACGAACCCAGAATTATCACTGACTAAATCTCATTTGTACAGTATTCAAAGCAACCATGAAAAGTTGAAGATCAGATTTCACAAACTACATTCGGATTATCATAAGTTGATAGGAATCGCCGGAGAATTAACGGCTGCGCTTGAAAATTCGGTCAGAGGAGAGGCAGTCGATCTGCAAAATATGTTGGAATCATGTATCACCATATTTCCAGACCTCTTCAATCATAACGTAAGAGAAAATACTTCTGAG ACGAAAACTTTGCTTGATCAAGAAGTGGAATTAAAACATACAGACCTCACAGAAGCACCCAGTCACATTGGCCTCAACATCAATTCTGTATCTCCAAAACTATtagattacaaaaaaattaaatttcatttgatcAATGGGAGCGTTAAAACCAAGTTATTACTATTGCAAGCCTTGCGTTGG AAACTTACTCTCAGTCAACCGGGAGACCGGGATGAAACTGTGAACGAGTACCTGAGAGGAGATATTTTGGGACTACATGCTCAAGTGGCTTGCGACAGCGGTAAACAAATCCTGCCTTATTTATTAATGCCCAAAGACGTAGCCACTCCTCATCCCCTGCAACAGTCAGCAGCGAGGTTAATCAACACTTTGGCTTCTCTGAGATGCGGGAGAGATTATTTGGCTGTTGGAGCTACGCTGCTCAACTTG ATTGTCAAATGCCTCAATGGAAACAATGTTGAGTCGATAGATTCATTCACTTGCGATATGATAATCGCAATGCtgcaaaaaatgtcattgCGAAAACAGCAACGACTCTACATGATCGAAACTGGACTTGTGGAATGGCTGATATTTCACTTGAAGTCGGAAAGCGATAAAATTGGCTCGTATAGATTGGAATATGCCACTGCACTCCTGATGAATCTATCCTTGCACAAAGCAGCACAGATACGAGCATCGGCTATGGCTTCCGTGGTTATTTCTACTCTGACTACTTTACTAGCCACAGATCATGCACCT GCACTACCCTACATCAACGGATCATTAAATAGTTTTTTATCAAACCAAGTAATAAACGAGGAAGCAAAAAAATCGGGACTTACAGCTGTATTGGAATATCATCGAGGGCGAAATTCAGGAGAAATAAG AAAACATTTGGAccatattttaaaaattcacaaccGTGATTATACCACCAACTCAGAGGACTATGAAACCGCGGATGACGATAAT GAAGAGCTCGATGTACTGGAAGATGAGCTGGAAGAAGGAGATCCCGTCAAAGTTCATTCTGGTGAATTGTCTGGAGAAGCATTGCTCGCTTCATGTTATTCAATCGCGCCATTGATCACACAAACAGAAAGTGTAAACGTTTTCGAGTCTAGACCAAAAACACCAAAGATGCATTCTAGAagaaattcgttaaaaattccAAACCCCCAAAAAAATACACTGAGCAAACATCGAAATGATGTTGAAACACCGACACGAGATACAGGACTATCCCCGAG aCTAACAATGCAACATTTATCCTTGCGAAGAAAAGAATCTGTTTGCCAACGACCCATTGCCACTTCACCCATAAAGTCGTTATTGCATCTTGACATACCACCTTTGCTGTCAAGGCTATCGGCACACGTGACACAG GGAAAGCAAACGGCTCAGACTTATCCGTCACTTTCTGAAATAAACAGTCGCTCCATCAGTGATATGAATTCGAGAGCTTCCCTAACAACGGCAACTACCGACAGTGATACTAAGATCGAAGTTCGGTCTAACAAATCACGAACGAGTACTTGCTCTCCATTCTTCTGTAGTTTTACTCGGACCTATGAATCTGTAAACACTTCTGACAAATCTGCTCAGCCGACTTTGAAATCTATTAACTCACCGACTGTGACAAGAAAGGAATCATCAACAGAACCTAGACAATCCAACGAGTCTCAGAAATCACACAGACGCTCGAAAGCATTAcgtaaacaaaaattgaactcTGTCAGTCTTTCCGAACGACGTGAACGAAAATTAAAAGCTGTCAGATTGAACTATTCTGAAGAATCAGATAATAGCGAAGCAGCTGTCTGTTTGTATGCGAATCAAAGCTCCAA GGGTAGCAGTAAGACAACGTTAGCTTCGTCCAGTACGCTAGGAACAGCTTGCAACAGCCTTGTGGCAg AAACAGAGAAGTTTAGCAGCATTGCCTCACT
- the LOC124309254 gene encoding lisH domain-containing protein ARMC9-like isoform X2, with product MTEERTTGGTGDIDGKSQCKPSLGELLGSFQVNDCLVKLIHQFLLYNEFESTADCLVHEAPKLGFDVLTEHLCTKNAIPKDVCKAVMSQYVAGNWKQFFNLWNNLIPQSIRETTEYKVLSFKLHLHFAVLPLRIKKLDLLRDQRSDEVSRTQMMKILENAAEMYFLGREGDDNQSKQMMTDAMEQLRTYMETDGREFEEKTDFLPFFALPCLDDDQTYTTFPELFEISWMEELTKTVQVFLMNRKQIRLTASQKTSTETMTTASRPYVCVQGNVVNVPLTCENLKDFEDKLMSMNPAGKIPMVQNDVPRMPLEITRSTIMRLIPQQTVDNIDIAPNDRNIPMFRENHNIIDRLGCHAKKRSCRIHSKSAQTRISTVTTTRNFISTSDLRQPAAVLNCSMLTKNMKTPIQTNPELSLTKSHLYSIQSNHEKLKIRFHKLHSDYHKLIGIAGELTAALENSVRGEAVDLQNMLESCITIFPDLFNHNVRENTSETKTLLDQEVELKHTDLTEAPSHIGLNINSVSPKLLDYKKIKFHLINGSVKTKLLLLQALRWKLTLSQPGDRDETVNEYLRGDILGLHAQVACDSGKQILPYLLMPKDVATPHPLQQSAARLINTLASLRCGRDYLAVGATLLNLIVKCLNGNNVESIDSFTCDMIIAMLQKMSLRKQQRLYMIETGLVEWLIFHLKSESDKIGSYRLEYATALLMNLSLHKAAQIRASAMASVVISTLTTLLATDHAPALPYINGSLNSFLSNQVINEEAKKSGLTAVLEYHRGRNSGEIRKHLDHILKIHNRDYTTNSEDYETADDDNEELDVLEDELEEGDPVKVHSGELSGEALLASCYSIAPLITQTESVNVFESRPKTPKMHSRRNSLKIPNPQKNTLSKHRNDVETPTRDTGLSPRGSSKTTLASSSTLGTACNSLVAETEKFSSIASLGCNGEDQAGAAPHGKYDFTLDNETEAFVAKPKISRTPPLTALPDVQAVHSKINPRRISTK from the exons ATGACGGAGGAAAGGACGACTGGAGGTACGGGAGACATAGATGGTAAAAG CCAGTGCAAGCCGTCGTTGGGAGAATTGCTGGGATCGTTTCAGGTCAATGACTGTCTGGTTAAACTGATTCATCAG TTTTTACTTTACAATGAGTTCGAGAGTACGGCCGATTGCTTGGTTCACGAGGCGCCTAAACTTGGGTTCGATGTTCTCACCGAACATCTCTGCACCAAAAATGCGATACCCAAGGACGTCTGCAAGGCAGTCATGTCCCAGTACGTCGCTGGGAATTGGAAGCAATTTTTTAAT CTCTGGAATAACTTGATCCCACAAAGCATTAGAGAAACTACAGAATATAAAGTGCTGAGCTTCAAACTTCACCTGCATTTTGCTGTTTTGCCACTGAGAATCAAAAAACTGGATCTACTAAGAGATCAGA GGTCTGACGAAGTTTCGAGGACacaaatgatgaaaatacTTGAGAACGCTGCTGAAATGTATTTTCTTGGAAGAGAG GGAGATGATAATCAATCGAAGCAAATGATGACTGACGCCATGGAACAACTGAGAACTTATATGGAGACAGATGGTCGCGAATTTGAAGAGAAAACGgattttttacctttttttgcCCTTCCCTGCCTGGATGATGATCAAACCTACACTACGTTCCcagaattattcgaaattagTTGGATGGAGGAGTTGACAAAGACTGTACAAGTTTTCCTCATGAATCGGAAGCAG ATTCGATTAACGGCATCTCAAAAAACGTCCACAGAGACGATGACAACGGCAAGCAGACCTTACGTATGCGTTCAAGGAAATGTTGTAAACGTGCCTCTGACGTGTGAGAATTTGAAAGACTTCGAGGACAAATTAATGAGTATGAATCCAGCTGGCAAGATACCTATGGTTCAAAATGATGTTCCGAGAATGCCGTTGGAGATAACCAGAAGTACAATAATGAGACTGATTCCCCAACAAACAGTGGATAACATAGATATTGCCCCGAATGATAGAAATATCCCAATGTTTAGAGAAAATCACAACATAATTGATCGACTTGGCTGCCATGCTAAGAAACGCTCATGTAGAATACATTCCAA AAGCGCACAGACCCGGATCAGTACCGTAACGACTAcgagaaattttatatctACAAGCGATCTCCGCCAGCCTGCAGCAGTTTTGAATTGTTCTATGCTAACAAAAAACATGAAAACACCGATTCAAACGAACCCAGAATTATCACTGACTAAATCTCATTTGTACAGTATTCAAAGCAACCATGAAAAGTTGAAGATCAGATTTCACAAACTACATTCGGATTATCATAAGTTGATAGGAATCGCCGGAGAATTAACGGCTGCGCTTGAAAATTCGGTCAGAGGAGAGGCAGTCGATCTGCAAAATATGTTGGAATCATGTATCACCATATTTCCAGACCTCTTCAATCATAACGTAAGAGAAAATACTTCTGAG ACGAAAACTTTGCTTGATCAAGAAGTGGAATTAAAACATACAGACCTCACAGAAGCACCCAGTCACATTGGCCTCAACATCAATTCTGTATCTCCAAAACTATtagattacaaaaaaattaaatttcatttgatcAATGGGAGCGTTAAAACCAAGTTATTACTATTGCAAGCCTTGCGTTGG AAACTTACTCTCAGTCAACCGGGAGACCGGGATGAAACTGTGAACGAGTACCTGAGAGGAGATATTTTGGGACTACATGCTCAAGTGGCTTGCGACAGCGGTAAACAAATCCTGCCTTATTTATTAATGCCCAAAGACGTAGCCACTCCTCATCCCCTGCAACAGTCAGCAGCGAGGTTAATCAACACTTTGGCTTCTCTGAGATGCGGGAGAGATTATTTGGCTGTTGGAGCTACGCTGCTCAACTTG ATTGTCAAATGCCTCAATGGAAACAATGTTGAGTCGATAGATTCATTCACTTGCGATATGATAATCGCAATGCtgcaaaaaatgtcattgCGAAAACAGCAACGACTCTACATGATCGAAACTGGACTTGTGGAATGGCTGATATTTCACTTGAAGTCGGAAAGCGATAAAATTGGCTCGTATAGATTGGAATATGCCACTGCACTCCTGATGAATCTATCCTTGCACAAAGCAGCACAGATACGAGCATCGGCTATGGCTTCCGTGGTTATTTCTACTCTGACTACTTTACTAGCCACAGATCATGCACCT GCACTACCCTACATCAACGGATCATTAAATAGTTTTTTATCAAACCAAGTAATAAACGAGGAAGCAAAAAAATCGGGACTTACAGCTGTATTGGAATATCATCGAGGGCGAAATTCAGGAGAAATAAG AAAACATTTGGAccatattttaaaaattcacaaccGTGATTATACCACCAACTCAGAGGACTATGAAACCGCGGATGACGATAAT GAAGAGCTCGATGTACTGGAAGATGAGCTGGAAGAAGGAGATCCCGTCAAAGTTCATTCTGGTGAATTGTCTGGAGAAGCATTGCTCGCTTCATGTTATTCAATCGCGCCATTGATCACACAAACAGAAAGTGTAAACGTTTTCGAGTCTAGACCAAAAACACCAAAGATGCATTCTAGAagaaattcgttaaaaattccAAACCCCCAAAAAAATACACTGAGCAAACATCGAAATGATGTTGAAACACCGACACGAGATACAGGACTATCCCCGAG GGGTAGCAGTAAGACAACGTTAGCTTCGTCCAGTACGCTAGGAACAGCTTGCAACAGCCTTGTGGCAg AAACAGAGAAGTTTAGCAGCATTGCCTCACT
- the LOC124309254 gene encoding lisH domain-containing protein ARMC9-like isoform X3: MTEERTTGGTGDIDGKSQCKPSLGELLGSFQVNDCLVKLIHQFLLYNEFESTADCLVHEAPKLGFDVLTEHLCTKNAIPKDVCKAVMSQYVAGNWKQFFNLWNNLIPQSIRETTEYKVLSFKLHLHFAVLPLRIKKLDLLRDQRSDEVSRTQMMKILENAAEMYFLGREGDDNQSKQMMTDAMEQLRTYMETDGREFEEKTDFLPFFALPCLDDDQTYTTFPELFEISWMEELTKTVQVFLMNRKQIRLTASQKTSTETMTTASRPYVCVQGNVVNVPLTCENLKDFEDKLMSMNPAGKIPMVQNDVPRMPLEITRSTIMRLIPQQTVDNIDIAPNDRNIPMFRENHNIIDRLGCHAKKRSCRIHSKSAQTRISTVTTTRNFISTSDLRQPAAVLNCSMLTKNMKTPIQTNPELSLTKSHLYSIQSNHEKLKIRFHKLHSDYHKLIGIAGELTAALENSVRGEAVDLQNMLESCITIFPDLFNHNVRENTSETKTLLDQEVELKHTDLTEAPSHIGLNINSVSPKLLDYKKIKFHLINGSVKTKLLLLQALRWKLTLSQPGDRDETVNEYLRGDILGLHAQVACDSGKQILPYLLMPKDVATPHPLQQSAARLINTLASLRCGRDYLAVGATLLNLIVKCLNGNNVESIDSFTCDMIIAMLQKMSLRKQQRLYMIETGLVEWLIFHLKSESDKIGSYRLEYATALLMNLSLHKAAQIRASAMASVVISTLTTLLATDHAPALPYINGSLNSFLSNQVINEEAKKSGLTAVLEYHRGRNSGEIRKHLDHILKIHNRDYTTNSEDYETADDDNEELDVLEDELEEGDPVKVHSGELSGEALLASCYSIAPLITQTESVNVFESRPKTPKMHSRRNSLKIPNPQKNTLSKHRNDVETPTRDTGLSPRLTMQHLSLRRKESVCQRPIATSPIKSLLHLDIPPLLSRLSAHVTQG, encoded by the exons ATGACGGAGGAAAGGACGACTGGAGGTACGGGAGACATAGATGGTAAAAG CCAGTGCAAGCCGTCGTTGGGAGAATTGCTGGGATCGTTTCAGGTCAATGACTGTCTGGTTAAACTGATTCATCAG TTTTTACTTTACAATGAGTTCGAGAGTACGGCCGATTGCTTGGTTCACGAGGCGCCTAAACTTGGGTTCGATGTTCTCACCGAACATCTCTGCACCAAAAATGCGATACCCAAGGACGTCTGCAAGGCAGTCATGTCCCAGTACGTCGCTGGGAATTGGAAGCAATTTTTTAAT CTCTGGAATAACTTGATCCCACAAAGCATTAGAGAAACTACAGAATATAAAGTGCTGAGCTTCAAACTTCACCTGCATTTTGCTGTTTTGCCACTGAGAATCAAAAAACTGGATCTACTAAGAGATCAGA GGTCTGACGAAGTTTCGAGGACacaaatgatgaaaatacTTGAGAACGCTGCTGAAATGTATTTTCTTGGAAGAGAG GGAGATGATAATCAATCGAAGCAAATGATGACTGACGCCATGGAACAACTGAGAACTTATATGGAGACAGATGGTCGCGAATTTGAAGAGAAAACGgattttttacctttttttgcCCTTCCCTGCCTGGATGATGATCAAACCTACACTACGTTCCcagaattattcgaaattagTTGGATGGAGGAGTTGACAAAGACTGTACAAGTTTTCCTCATGAATCGGAAGCAG ATTCGATTAACGGCATCTCAAAAAACGTCCACAGAGACGATGACAACGGCAAGCAGACCTTACGTATGCGTTCAAGGAAATGTTGTAAACGTGCCTCTGACGTGTGAGAATTTGAAAGACTTCGAGGACAAATTAATGAGTATGAATCCAGCTGGCAAGATACCTATGGTTCAAAATGATGTTCCGAGAATGCCGTTGGAGATAACCAGAAGTACAATAATGAGACTGATTCCCCAACAAACAGTGGATAACATAGATATTGCCCCGAATGATAGAAATATCCCAATGTTTAGAGAAAATCACAACATAATTGATCGACTTGGCTGCCATGCTAAGAAACGCTCATGTAGAATACATTCCAA AAGCGCACAGACCCGGATCAGTACCGTAACGACTAcgagaaattttatatctACAAGCGATCTCCGCCAGCCTGCAGCAGTTTTGAATTGTTCTATGCTAACAAAAAACATGAAAACACCGATTCAAACGAACCCAGAATTATCACTGACTAAATCTCATTTGTACAGTATTCAAAGCAACCATGAAAAGTTGAAGATCAGATTTCACAAACTACATTCGGATTATCATAAGTTGATAGGAATCGCCGGAGAATTAACGGCTGCGCTTGAAAATTCGGTCAGAGGAGAGGCAGTCGATCTGCAAAATATGTTGGAATCATGTATCACCATATTTCCAGACCTCTTCAATCATAACGTAAGAGAAAATACTTCTGAG ACGAAAACTTTGCTTGATCAAGAAGTGGAATTAAAACATACAGACCTCACAGAAGCACCCAGTCACATTGGCCTCAACATCAATTCTGTATCTCCAAAACTATtagattacaaaaaaattaaatttcatttgatcAATGGGAGCGTTAAAACCAAGTTATTACTATTGCAAGCCTTGCGTTGG AAACTTACTCTCAGTCAACCGGGAGACCGGGATGAAACTGTGAACGAGTACCTGAGAGGAGATATTTTGGGACTACATGCTCAAGTGGCTTGCGACAGCGGTAAACAAATCCTGCCTTATTTATTAATGCCCAAAGACGTAGCCACTCCTCATCCCCTGCAACAGTCAGCAGCGAGGTTAATCAACACTTTGGCTTCTCTGAGATGCGGGAGAGATTATTTGGCTGTTGGAGCTACGCTGCTCAACTTG ATTGTCAAATGCCTCAATGGAAACAATGTTGAGTCGATAGATTCATTCACTTGCGATATGATAATCGCAATGCtgcaaaaaatgtcattgCGAAAACAGCAACGACTCTACATGATCGAAACTGGACTTGTGGAATGGCTGATATTTCACTTGAAGTCGGAAAGCGATAAAATTGGCTCGTATAGATTGGAATATGCCACTGCACTCCTGATGAATCTATCCTTGCACAAAGCAGCACAGATACGAGCATCGGCTATGGCTTCCGTGGTTATTTCTACTCTGACTACTTTACTAGCCACAGATCATGCACCT GCACTACCCTACATCAACGGATCATTAAATAGTTTTTTATCAAACCAAGTAATAAACGAGGAAGCAAAAAAATCGGGACTTACAGCTGTATTGGAATATCATCGAGGGCGAAATTCAGGAGAAATAAG AAAACATTTGGAccatattttaaaaattcacaaccGTGATTATACCACCAACTCAGAGGACTATGAAACCGCGGATGACGATAAT GAAGAGCTCGATGTACTGGAAGATGAGCTGGAAGAAGGAGATCCCGTCAAAGTTCATTCTGGTGAATTGTCTGGAGAAGCATTGCTCGCTTCATGTTATTCAATCGCGCCATTGATCACACAAACAGAAAGTGTAAACGTTTTCGAGTCTAGACCAAAAACACCAAAGATGCATTCTAGAagaaattcgttaaaaattccAAACCCCCAAAAAAATACACTGAGCAAACATCGAAATGATGTTGAAACACCGACACGAGATACAGGACTATCCCCGAG aCTAACAATGCAACATTTATCCTTGCGAAGAAAAGAATCTGTTTGCCAACGACCCATTGCCACTTCACCCATAAAGTCGTTATTGCATCTTGACATACCACCTTTGCTGTCAAGGCTATCGGCACACGTGACACAG GGGTAG
- the LOC124309260 gene encoding alpha-ketoglutarate-dependent dioxygenase alkB homolog 6, whose protein sequence is MDLVCENLEISSASIVPKIPRTVRYIPNFITPEEEIEIIKRVNNSPLPKWTQLSHRRLQNWGGIPHPKGMIAEEIPAWLTKYVGKISGLQIFPETKLPNHVLINEYLPGQGIMAHSDGPLFHPIVTTVSCGSHTLLDFYKRNETDHVEVSNLEFTLLLERRSLLILENDLYHKYLHSISERHCDTISKENIMNLDLCTVKYQENEVIERGTRLSLTIRHVPKTSKLKLKLGR, encoded by the exons ATGGACTTGGTTTgcgaaaatttggaaatttcatCGGCTTCCATCGTTCCGAAG ATACCGAGAACCGTTCGCTACATTCCAAATTTCATAACGCCGGAGGAAGAGATAGAAATTATTAAGCGGGTGAACAACTCTCCGTTACCAAAATGGACCCAGTTGAGTCATCGTAGACTTCAGAATTGGGGTGGTATACCTCATCCTAAGGGTATGATAGCAGAGGAAATACCGGCA TGGTTAACGAAGTACGTTGGGAAAATATCAGGTCTCCAGATCTTCCCAGAAACAAAATTACCCAATCATGTCTTGATCAACGAGTATTTGCCTGGGCAAGGAATAATG GCACATTCGGATGGTCCATTATTTCATCCTATTGTTACAACAGTAAGTTGTGGCTCGCACACTCTCCTGGATTTTTATAAGCGGAATGAGACTGACCACGTA gAAGTTTCTAATCTGGAGTTTACCTTGCTACTTGAGAGAAGAAGTTTACTTATTTTAGAAAACGACCTGTACCACAAGTACCTGCATTCAATTTCTGAGAGGCATTGTGATACGATTTCAAAGGAGAACATTATGAATCTAGATCTCTGTACTGTGAAATATCAAGAGAATGAAGTGATTGAAAGAGGGACAAGATTATCCCTGACTATCAGGCACGTTCCAAAAACCAGCAAGCTCAAATTGAAACTAGGAAGATGA